From the Hevea brasiliensis isolate MT/VB/25A 57/8 chromosome 13, ASM3005281v1, whole genome shotgun sequence genome, the window AAGAAAAGTGGGAAGATATTCCATTATTTTAAAGCTTAGGTCTTTGAGATATTGCAAGTCCCAAGGGCAACTAATAATGACATGAgagaagaggagagagagagagagtccatCAATAGTAGGAAGAAATTAAGAAGGGTTTAAAATTGATGGGTTGGCTCTAATGAGAATGCAAATCATGAATcacaacctttggattcaattaCTTATGGAGGTGAAGTGATTCCTAGCTAGTTGCCTTTAATAAAACAATAGATATATATGAAGCCAATTGGGCCACTTAAGTgagaattttttaattaaaaagaatATTTGACAACTTTGAGCATCAATGGCTGCAAActcataatatatttttattgtaaataatTAAGCAATCTTCTGACCAAGAAAGATTCATGTTTATGAagtattttcttttttatatctCAAATTGCATATATGTTTGGtgcatattataataattaattatagaaCTTTTAGTTGTAACTTCACGTACAATGAAAGATTGCATAAATTTATGTGTATAAAATATGCATGCAAGCTTGGAAACAGTATGGTTGGTACACGTGTATTTTATTCTGTATTtaactttaaaaaataaaaaaaattgaaaataaattatattataaatatttttttttatattttataagtaTTCCAATCCAATAAATCAGAATTAACTAAAAGAATAAAATATTCTAAATAAGTATTATTTCCATCTGTGATAGTCAAACACTCCATACCAAACAGGCATTGGCAGCATTACTATCTTTTTTAATAACTTTAAAgtaaatttatttcataaaaagttAACTTATATTACTAAACatgtttatattataattttttaaaaattataatttttgaaaaaattatattaaaaaaaacaaaCTTTTCAAAAAATAGATGCCCAAGTTGAAGGAGGTACTTCAAATTTCAAAAAGCATGAAAAAGTGAGGACATTTATCAGGAAAAGAGAGAGGTTATTAttcattatttaataataattttttataatttattttattatttttcttttctataaaataaataataatttaattaaattatacaaaattttattgtaatttaaataatttaattattttattaattataaaaaataatagataaaagtgagtgaaaataatgatttttattttcaaaaaattttgGGTTACATAAACAAGTCAGAAAACAGCCACTCAAAAATCAAACCGATGGATAAGGGACAGAAGCTATCATAATGAGTTCTAAAATTCAATAGCATAGATTTTCCCACAggaaataacaataataatacccACCGCATGACCCGTATGCCGGAGTTTCTTAATTAGGGTCTCTCAGAAATAGGTGTGAAAATGAGGTAAAGCTGAATTTGGGGTCCTTGACCAAACAAACCCCGTTAAAGATCTTGAGCTCTATTTCCAAGATTTTAATCAAAAAGACAAAGTAAAATAATCACAATAAGATTAAGAAAATTCACAATGAGAGTTGGCAATGTCAGTTGCTAGCTAACACTAAGCATAATTAAACACTAAAATAAGCGAAGTgcagattaaaagaagaaaaaaggtaATAAATGTAAAGTAAGCAAAGAAACAGTAGAAAGGAGgagtttttaataattttaaggtAGCAGTGGCGGTGGTTAATCATCAAAGCTCTCTTTTTGATGCAAGCGTGGCTATAAATCTAACACCTTTGCCgttgtctttctttttctttcattctCCCTTCTATTACACAGATGCCCATCTTCAAGTTTTCTCCCTCTGCAGCTAAATTTTTTCCCTCTCTGTAACTCTCGTTGTGTTTATGTATGTATGTGTGCTGGGGTAGGTGGGTCATGGGTGGGTGCATGTGGCAGTGTATAGCAGAGTGTATGAGCAAAATAAAGCAGAGGAGGGATTTGAACAGAACAGATTACCAAAAATTCAATAAAAGATAGTTTGAGTGGAAAAAGGCTTGAAAGAGGAGCAGCAGTACCAAAAGTAGCACAGAATCTGAAATGGGTATCTATCTCTTGCCACTTTTAGCTGGGGTTCCTCTCTCTGCTGTTCAACTCTGACTAGGGTTTTGAATGGGCTGCTTACTGTCCTGAAATCAATGTTCTTTTGTTTGTTTATTTGACTGCTTCTATCGGAACCTTTCGCAGCTTTCTTTGAACTTTCTTTTTTGAGTTTGTTTTGTCTTGAAGGTGATTTCTTTATTGCAATTTTGGTCCACTTCAACTTCACTTGTTGGGTAGCTTTGGAAATGGTAGCAATTCAACTTCTGTGATCTTTGGAACATATTCTGGAACCTGGGGGTTTCAGTTACAGCTTTTTTGGGTTTTTAGGCCGATTAATTGAAGTGGATCTTTCTACTTAGCTATGAATGGTTGGCTTTagataatttcttttttatttggaTGGGAATTGAGCTTTTGAAGGAATATCTTGACATCACTATGAATTGTCAAGTTTCTTTTATTGTAAGTTTACTTTCTGTGGTTTCAGTTGAAGCTTGTTTGTGAAGTTATTTTAATAATGAATGTTAGGTAACTAAAAGTTCTTTGTTtgatttatttttccttttccaaTTTCCCCTGCTTCTTTTGGTCTTTGATCATTTTGAGCAATAAGGATAACTTTGGGGTGAGTAATTTTTTTCACTTTCTACTGTTTCTAGAATTCTATAGACTGTTTCTGATAGCTCAAACACAATTGTGAGAGGAAGGCATCTATTGTTGGCTACTTTTTCTGTTCTTGTCAACAAGAGATGGAAATGGGTGACAAGGATAAATTTGATCTAGAGAAGAGGAGTGAAAATCATATAAACTACCATTTACCTGGTAGTGTGCCCTCAGACTGGCGATTTAGCGGCGCCAATATTGCAAATTCATCTCTGGGTTTGGTTTCCACCGATAATCAGATGCCAGTTTGTAGAGGAGATCTAGTTGGCGCTTCTTGTTCTTCTGCTTCTATGGTGGACTCCTTTAGTCCAGGAGTATGGGACCACCCCACAAATACACAGAACTTGGGATTTTGTGATATTAATGTCCAACATAACGCGAGCACTATAAACCCAATAGGAATTAGAAAAGGCGGTCCCGCTTCTTTGAGAAGTGGTATTGATAAAACGCTGGATATAGTGTGGAATCCACCAAGTTCCCAGCTGAAAGGTGGTATTTTCTTACCAACTACCCCTGGTGCGCTCCCACAGAGCTTATCTCAGTTTCCTGCAGATTCTGCATTCATTGAGCGTGCTGCTAGGTTTTCCTGCTTCAATGGTGGGAATTTTAGTGATGTGGTAAACCCTTTAGGAATTCCTGAGCCTATGGATCTTTATTCTAGGGGTGGGGGAATGATGCAAGTACCACATGAGGTTTTTGCGGGTAGTGGATTGAAATCAATACCTGGTGGACAAGGTCAGAAGAATGTTATGAATATGGGTGACTCCTCTAAAGATGCTTCTTTGTCAGTTGAACATGTGGCTACTGAAGGGAGCCCACTCAAGAATGAGAGGAGAAGTGGGAGCTTTGTAAGATCTCATGATGAAGCAAAACAAGGTGGGTCTGGTAATGAGTCTGAGGAAACTGAGTTCAGTGGTGGTGGTCGTCAAGAAGAGCAATCTATGTTGGAAGGAAATGGCGGGGAACTGTCTGCTAAAAGCCCTGGctcaaagaaaaggaaaaggaatGGGCAGGTGGGAACTGTGTTTGCAAATTGTTTTCTTATTCTTTTGCTCCTagattaaaattttcataatatacATGGCTGCTTTTCCTGTTGTAGGATGCTGATCCTTATCAGGCCAAGGGAAACCAACAATCTATTGAAGCTGCAAAGGATAACCCTGAAGTTCAACAGAAGGGAGATGAAAACCCAGCTTCAACTCCCAATAAGACTGCTGGAAAACAAGGTAAACAAGGATCTCAAGCTTCAGATCCACCAAAAGAAGAATATATTCATGTCAGAGCTCGAAGAGGTCAAGCAACAAATAGTCATAGTCTTGCAGAAAGAGTAAGATTCTATATTATATATTTACTCAGGTTGGAGCAACTTTCATTGTAGTGTTTGGGCCATAGTTGATTGATTCTGGCTACAGGTCAGGAGGGAAAAGATTAGTGAAAGGATGAAGTTTCTGCAAGACCTTGTACCTGGTTGCAGCAAGGTTCGTTTGTTGGTTAGGGAGTGTGGCCAAGTTGAGTTGTCCACATAATTAAAATGCTGTTGCAGTTCATTAATGAACATCAATTGAATTTTGCAGGTAATTGGCAAGGCAGTGATGCTAGATGAAATTATCAACTATGTACAATCATTGCAACGGCAGGTTGAGGTATGCAGTAATATTCTGTTTCAATTTTTCTTCCTATGTTTGGGTAGTTCTTAATTAGTCCAGGTCATCTGTGTCAGAAACAATGCAATTTCATAGACAATTATGTTTGGATTGTTAAGGGGGATAACGTTGTGCTACTCATGTCATGGATTGCTTTGAAAGGATTCGAGTTTATAGGATTTCTCCCACAACCATGCATTTgataaaataaacaaaatacatTCGACTTTTTAATTCAGTTTTGCCTCTTTATTTGGAACTTGTGTGCACTTATGTTGAGTtgattttttcatttttattttcagtTTCTATCAATGAAACTAGCAACAGTGAATCCAAGGCTGGATTTCAACATAGAAGGACTTCACACAAAAGATGTAAGTGAATATAAGTTTAGTTAACTCATACTGTCCAGCGTATTCAGTGTTTTCTTAATTGAGAGCTAGTTTATGGATCAGTCAGATGTAAATTTACTAGTGTGTGCAAATGAGTGGGCATGTGTGTTTGTAATATCTGGTCCCTGTAATATATTGGATTCTGCCTGTATGTGCAGATCCTTCACTCAAGGGCGGTTCCTTCATCTAATCTGGCATTTTCACCGGAGGTGCCTATGGCTTATCCCCCATTTAATGTATCTCAACCAGGACTTATTCAAGGTTCTTTTCCTGGCATGGAGAGCCATTCTGAGATGCTCCGGAGAGCCATTAATTCACAACTGACGCCATTGACTGGGGGATTCAAGGAGCCTACACAGGTAACCGTTGGTCCATTTTTGGATTCCTGATAACATTTTTAATTGTTTGGCATTTTGAAATATTAGCAGGTGGTGATAGAGGTATTTTGGTTATCAAAGGGCTTATTAATCAATGCGAACTTAATTGATTTGTTGAGTATGAGACTTTTGGATTGCCTAGGACACAAGTATCTAGGAATCCCTCTTTGCAAAATATTATTAAGGGGTAATTGTGAATTTATATCTTTGTGTATGTTTCTATTTGGCTAATGTAGTGTATACTATATGATGAGACAGTTCTGATGGATGAAATTTTGTAGATACAATACCAATCAAATGAAATTAGTCTTTCTACTTGGTCTTTTGAATGTGGATGTGCTAATTTTCCATTCGTTTTAATGCACTTGCCAGCTTCCCAATGCATGGGATTATGAGCTCAACAATGTTGTGCAGATGGGCTATGCAACCAGTGCTCCACAAGATAGCCAAGATATAAATGGTATTAGCTTGTTCATTTTACACAATTAACCTCTCCAATGCTATAAGCCAAGTGCTTCTAGGCTGAACACAAAGTTGTCCTCTTTGTTACAGGATCACTGCCACCAGGCCATATGAAAGCTGAACTTTAATTATTCACCTTACTTTTATGTGACAAAGTATGGTTGCACCACTAATTTTGAGGATAAAAAGTGTGCAAGACTAGATTCTCTTCGAAGTAAGGAGGCCAATAAAGAGAGATGCTTTTAAGTCCAGCTTCAAAAGTTTTGAGGATTTAGTTGCATGTCCAGAGCAAAGAAGGTTTTGAGAGCTTAATAGGGTCAGCTGCATAATCTAAGCAGGGAGATGGCCTCTTTTTGCCTTGATGATTCTTGTCTATTTGACGTCATATCGATCTCCATGCTTCTATTGGATGAGCTTTGAAGTACTAGATTCCCAGAAAAGTAGAAAAAGGGCTGTCATGGAGTTGGATTCTCTGATGCAAGAATGTAATGTATAGATTGATACTCCCAGGATCTGATGAATATAGGCCAATAGAGAAGCTCATGTCATGTATTGTCTGAATTGAAATGGGCTCTGTAATTTATAAAACGATGGACACCATGTTGGTATTCTGATCATGTATCTTTCAACTACTTATATAGAACTACGTGGAAGGATTCATCTAGTTTGATGTATGTCAGGTTGGGGGGCTGAagggtttattttattttattttctttccatctGGCATACAGTAGTGCATACAGTAGAAGGCTTACTGTTGTTTATTATTCAAAACGAGAAAGAAACTTTTGATTAGGtaatgaataataataataataaagaattcAAGAATTTTAAGCGTATTTAAAAAaaggtttttattttttaatataaagttTTTGGGGTAGAAATTTTGTAATCTTAAGTTTGTAAAAAGGAAGTGATTTTTTGTTTgtatattttaagaaattattttaaatttcgttttccttattattattattattattattattattataaacaacTTTTTTACTGTTCTAGTAAAATGACAATTTTACCCTTTTATTTTTATTCCTTTTCATTTctattttaaagaaattatatatatatattcaaattatttcccttttcaaattttgatttcaattttaattgtttttaaattatttaattattattaaaaataataattgtttttaattaaaaattatttatcctttttatttattattattattattattattattattattattattattattattattatacattaAAAGAAAGTAAAGTGAAAAATCCTCTCTACTAGTCTacccctatttttttttttttctgttacaTGTAGCACGTGTTAATTGTGAAGAGATGAGGAGTTAAGAGTGTTATTGTTTTTATAATTTCTGATTATAATTGCTAGATGACAATCAATGTTCATTAATCAAATAATcctctttcaaataaaatttatgaaaaaaataatttttaaatcccaataatttttacttttttaacAGTCCAACAATATAAAAACaaatgattttaatatatatatatatatatatatatatatatatatatatcaattcaaattaatttttctcatttcaatttatattttaattttaattgcttTCAAATTATTTAgttgttattattattgaaataattttgaaatttattgatTAATAACAATGTTGTGATaattttctttattacatttctttatttttagtgttattttttatttttattttattattaaaaattaatattttctttttaatttttacatgAGATATCTTGAATCTCTAACCTGcaacaatattttttttaattaattgaattttttgaattaaaatgaATGCTTGAatcctttttaaatttttatatagatattatatgttattaattgaatttttaaatttttatttatttattttaatatttaaaccatttatatgttcataaataaattgattttggtataatttttactttttaattttcaatttaattattttgttgtTTAATTTGCATTTATTATAATTGTTTTTCTTAAATCATTTTTaagattatattattttatgataaaataaattttactttattaatctatttgagctttttttttttcctatggaCACTACTTTTgtaacaacaaaaaaaaaattaaaaataataatactaataaataaataaataaattaaaaaaaataaattaaacatttaaaaatttaaaatttttctaggAATGAATCTGGACAACATGTCTGTCCAGGTTCATTCCcagaatttgaaaaaaaaaaatcaaaaaaaccaGCCGCCCCCCCTAAAACTCTCCCTCCCGTCACTCTCCCttcccttccctttttcttccggaCGGCGAGGCGTTCCCCCACCCTGGGCAATGCCGACGAGCCACCAGCCGGCCTGTAGCACTGCCAGACGTGGCGgtaagagaagaagaagagagagaaaacgcgcgtaCAGTGGGCAGTGGCTTTCCGGGCCGATTTTGGCTTCATCCGAAGTCCGATCGAGGTGAtttaggtggcgttggaaagcttgttctgaGAGATTTCTTTTGATAcccattttgcagcaaatggaggtcggatgagtgagatatgaagGAGAGAAGTTTCTGATTTTTTAAGGTTTTTTGTCAGATCTAGGATGATCCGactgttggatcgacgatccgagaccacctatggactgaggaagaggagaggaacatgatggtatgattagatccggcaaatgtcgccgaTGACCGgtggccggccaccgtgcgcggtggttccgacggtggctccggtgagctttggagatgattcaacttccagaggctttctcataaattttaaaaatttttgagacacagataaactttgggtaagattattttcattatttctctatctgtggagcataaatacaatgTTTTTTaacacaggaaaaattggagaaaaattctaaaaaaaatatatgatgaaagtaaaattatttagagatattctatggtgtttgttgaatttttgagtaatCGTAggatatttttgaaaaaaatataaatggattttagttagatttttagcatatggctatataagattatttgaaattatggtatttaaatttcatatgattggttgaagcttgaggatggaggtttaaatatgtgaatattgaattgggataaattaagaatatgttagctgctggaaacttatgaaattgagtaatattttgagtaaaatattaatgggtgattagaaaattataatttcttttgcaatagccttataatattattaaggaccgcggggcaaaattttagagcaCATTTAGGTAGTTTTTTGCTAAAGGGCTAGTTATAGgcactaaaacgtaatttttcaagtttatgactattgtctaATTTGGAGGGCCTatgaggggctatgtgatgttgatgagatgtgattgtagaAATTGAGAGAGTTAAAGCCCTATAGCTAGAATATTAAAGGGTCACAGTtgcaaggtagctagagtcagtgactcagttaccctaacaTGAGCTACAGTTACATCAGGAATTGCTGAAAGACTAGCAGTTTCactatagtcataaattaaaggtaaCACCTATAGGGTGAGGCCATTTGGTCTTTGATATGGGGTCTTAGAGAGTTTTGGCATTGTAATGAgccttttgcctaaagtttagtgaaaAACAATATCTTCCTTATGTAGCAGCAGGGCGCAGGGTATGATTTTTCTCCCCTAagggagacaggatgctatggatgatgttCATAGCCTGTGAAACAACGCTTTAAGGGGTTTGCAGTATGATAAGAGAGTAGATAGCCTGACATGGTTGTGGCAAGGTGGAAGATGTAGTACCTTTTTTGCAGTCAATTATGATGTAAAGTGGTCTTATTTTTTCAAGAGGGATAGGGatttattactaataatgatgacttatggaatagtatcccagatgggactgtagagtgtggtagagagtagttggctcgggtatcctggagaggatacaagttccattataggaatcatatataatcagatcatgatggatgtaaatcctttgaattggatgacaggtttgggtgcccggaatcttaagttttagcgaattgagtaaacatagaaaaaaaaataaataataaaataaaataaaataataataataatgataataataataacaaataaataaaattgctgcagaatcagttctcgaggtagtaagggtattatgtaagctaaaggataagaatagagatcatacaataaaagtatgactgtaattttctgagttcctttctaacttcatattattcaaaacaatagtataatctaattataacagtattaagagtaataaattagcgaagataaatcacaaaaggccaa encodes:
- the LOC110666768 gene encoding transcription factor bHLH49 translates to MEMGDKDKFDLEKRSENHINYHLPGSVPSDWRFSGANIANSSLGLVSTDNQMPVCRGDLVGASCSSASMVDSFSPGVWDHPTNTQNLGFCDINVQHNASTINPIGIRKGGPASLRSGIDKTLDIVWNPPSSQLKGGIFLPTTPGALPQSLSQFPADSAFIERAARFSCFNGGNFSDVVNPLGIPEPMDLYSRGGGMMQVPHEVFAGSGLKSIPGGQGQKNVMNMGDSSKDASLSVEHVATEGSPLKNERRSGSFVRSHDEAKQGGSGNESEETEFSGGGRQEEQSMLEGNGGELSAKSPGSKKRKRNGQDADPYQAKGNQQSIEAAKDNPEVQQKGDENPASTPNKTAGKQGKQGSQASDPPKEEYIHVRARRGQATNSHSLAERVRREKISERMKFLQDLVPGCSKVIGKAVMLDEIINYVQSLQRQVEFLSMKLATVNPRLDFNIEGLHTKDILHSRAVPSSNLAFSPEVPMAYPPFNVSQPGLIQGSFPGMESHSEMLRRAINSQLTPLTGGFKEPTQLPNAWDYELNNVVQMGYATSAPQDSQDINGSLPPGHMKAEL